The Nitrospira sp. genome window below encodes:
- the bioB gene encoding biotin synthase BioB produces the protein MTDYMQLAHKALNDEPLTRAESLSVLTAPDDDLLALLHAAFQVRSKYFGRTVRLQMLQNAKSGACQEDCHYCSQSAISTAPIERYNLLPQKQMMEGARQAAASKAQRYCIVISGRSPLDREIDEIAGAVRSIKQEIPIQICCSLGLMNEEQAKRLKAAGVDRVNHNLNTSEAYHESICTTHTFQDRLSTIKNARAAGLEICSGGIVGMGESNEDLIDLATALRDVKPDSIPLNMLNPVEGTPLENIAALTPQRCLKVLCLFRFLHPRTELRIAGGREHNLRSLQPLSLYPADSVFVNNYLTTPGSPAPEVWGMIEDLGFKIEVDYQQPVAS, from the coding sequence ATGACCGACTACATGCAGCTGGCGCACAAAGCCCTCAACGACGAACCGCTCACCAGAGCGGAATCGCTGTCCGTGCTGACCGCACCGGACGACGATCTGCTCGCGCTGCTGCATGCCGCCTTTCAAGTCCGCTCGAAATACTTCGGCCGCACCGTCCGCTTGCAGATGTTGCAGAACGCCAAGAGCGGCGCCTGCCAGGAAGACTGCCACTACTGCTCGCAATCCGCCATTTCGACGGCGCCGATCGAGCGCTATAACTTGCTCCCGCAGAAACAGATGATGGAGGGCGCCCGCCAGGCCGCCGCCTCAAAGGCCCAGCGCTATTGCATCGTCATCAGCGGACGCAGCCCCTTGGATCGGGAAATCGATGAAATCGCCGGGGCCGTGCGCTCGATCAAGCAGGAAATCCCGATTCAGATCTGCTGCTCGCTCGGCCTCATGAACGAGGAACAGGCGAAGCGGCTGAAGGCGGCCGGCGTCGACCGCGTGAACCACAACCTGAACACCAGCGAGGCCTACCACGAGTCGATTTGCACCACCCATACCTTCCAGGACCGGCTCTCGACCATCAAGAATGCGCGCGCCGCGGGCTTGGAAATCTGCTCAGGCGGAATCGTCGGCATGGGGGAAAGCAACGAAGACCTCATCGACCTGGCCACCGCCCTGCGCGACGTGAAACCGGACTCGATTCCGTTGAATATGCTCAATCCGGTGGAAGGCACGCCGCTGGAGAACATCGCCGCCCTCACACCGCAACGCTGCCTCAAAGTCCTCTGCCTCTTCCGCTTCCTGCATCCGCGCACGGAACTCCGCATCGCCGGCGGCCGCGAACACAACCTCCGCAGCCTCCAGCCCCTCTCCCTCTACCCGGCCGACTCGGTCTTCGTGAATAACTACCTGACGACACCGGGCTCCCCCGCCCCCGAAGTCTGGGGCATGATCGAAGATCTGGGATTCAAGATTGAGGTCGATTACCAGCAGCCGGTGGCGAGCTGA